The Camelina sativa cultivar DH55 chromosome 14, Cs, whole genome shotgun sequence genome includes a window with the following:
- the LOC104740539 gene encoding triacylglycerol lipase 2-like isoform X2, translating into MQRIVDNALAVTKESVKTLTYESLNNFARCINGVSALLLTLLPGKSNILEGLHGWELRPTLRGPRLPRWMHNGVSSFNHFIHELSVDSDTSSLEYSSAEEDDSGGMSTPPSPSSQTSLRSWASLPANYESHWTEWITFIVWWVLLPARILLWVPLYLIRLFGRRNSRMLPMSPGRYGHSSRPYFSKAIPGKEHDVPNRTTDRRRGVIEDLQLGIEIFIETIFDFFHKAAHLLLSPSETFGIVLSWFSSSNHSHSSKGDYGDVSDDEVVQTAILGDNDSSPTERTTTTTTTSLYNTDTRTCQDVITELGYPYEAIRVVTSDGYGLLLERIPRRDARKAVYLQHGVMDSSMGWVSNGVVGSPAFAAYDQGYDVFLGNFRGLVSRDHVNKNISSKDFWRYSINEHATEDIPAMIEKIHDIKTSELKLYQPTIEEVVKEEQPYKLCVVSHSLGGAAVLMYVITRRIEEKPHRFSRLILLSPAGFHDDSNVCFTFMEYTFLFLAPVLKRIVPAFYIPTKFFRMLLNKLARDFHNYPAVGGLVQTLMSYVVGGDSSNWVGVMGLPHYNMNDMPAISFCVAQHLAQIKHSGKFKMFDYGSSSANMEVYGSPEPLDLGEFYGLIDVPVDLVAGKKDKVIRPSMVRKHYIVMRDSGVDVSYNEFEYAHLDFTFSHREELLAYVMSRLLLVEPTQTQTVHKKGMKLKKKMETG; encoded by the exons atgcaGAGGATCGTCGATAATGCTCTTGCCGTTACAAAAGA GTCGGTGAAAACTTTGACTTATGAGTCTTTGAACAACTTTGCAAGATGCATTAATGGAGTTTCTGCACTTCTCTTGACACTTTTGCCTGGAAAGTCCAATATTCTTGAAGGTCTTCATGGATGGGAGCTTAGGCCTACTTTACGTGGACCTCGTTTACCACGCTGGATGCATaa TGGAGTTTCTTCTTTCAACCACTTCATTCACGAGCTCTCTGTGGATTCTGATACTTCAAGCTTGGAGTATTCCTCTGCTGAAGAAGACGACAGTGGTGGCATGTCCACGCCTCCATCACCGTCGTCTCAAACCTCACTCCGCTCTTGGGCTAGTCTTCCTGCAAATTACGAAAGCCATTGGACAGAGTGGATAACTTTCATAGTCTGGTGGGTTTTACTACCTGCCCGGATCCTTCTATGGGTACCGTTGTATCTTATACGTCTCTTTGGTAGACGTAATTCAAGAATGTTGCCTATGAGCCCAGGGAGGTATGGACATTCTTCTAGACCTTACTTTAGCAAAGCTATCCCAGGGAAAGAGCATGATGTCCCTAACCGAACTACTGATAGAAGACGCGGAGTCATTGAG GATCTTCAGCTTGGTATCGAGATCTTTATAGAaacaatatttgatttttttcacaaGGCggcacatcttcttctttctccatcaGAAACGTTTGGAATAGTTTTATCATGGTTCTCTTCCTCCAATCACAGTCACAGCTCTAAAGGAGACTATGGCGATGTTTCGGATGATGAAGTCGTGCAGACTGCCATTCTAGGAGATAACGATTCATCTCCTACAGAAagaaccacaaccacaaccacaacgaGCTTATACAATACAGATACTCGGACTTGTCAAGATGTTATAACAGAGCTTGG GTATCCGTATGAAGCTATTCGAGTTGTTACTTCAGATGGATATGGTCTTCTCTTGGAAAGGATACCAAG ACGAGATGCAAGGAAAGCTGTTTATTTGCAGCATGGTGTAATGGATTCTTCAATGGG ATGGGTATCAAATGGTGTTGTTGGATCTCCGGCATTTGCTGCTTATGATCAAG GCTACGATGTTTTCCTAGGGAACTTTCGCGGTTTAGTTTCAAGAGATCATGTGAACAAAAACATATCCTCAAAAGA TTTCTGGCGTTACTCCATCAATGAGCATGCAACTGAAGATATCCCAGCTATGATAGAGAAGATCCACGATATCAAAACTTCAGAACTGAAACTCTATCAGCCTACTATTGAAGAGGTAGTAAAAGAGGAGCAACCGTATAAGCTCTGTGTTGTATCACACAGTTTAGGCGGCGCAGCGGTTCTGATGTATGTAATCACCCGTAGAATCGAAGAGAAACCACACAGATTCTCGAGACTGATCCTGCTTTCGCCTGCTGGATTCCATGACGACTCCAACGTGTGTTTCACGTTCATGGAGtacacattccttttcttggCTCCTGTACTAAAACGGATTGTTCCCGCTTTCTACATCCCCACTAAGTTTTTCCGGATGCTTCTCAACAAGTTAGCTCGAGATTTCCATAACTATCCTGCTGTTGGTGGATTGGTCCAGACATTGATGAGTTATGTGGTTGGTGGAGATAGCTCGAATTGGGTCGGAGTCATGGGTTTACCTCACTATAACATGAATGATATGCCGGCTATATCCTTCTGTGTGGCTCAGCATCTTGCTCAGATTAAACATAGCGGTAAGTTTAAGATGTTTGATTACGGCAGCAGTTCAGCTAATATGGAGGTCTACGGGTCTCCCGAGCCACTTGATCTTGGGGAGTTTTACGGATTGATTGATGTGCCTGTGGATTTAGTAGCCGGAAAGAAAGATAAAGTGATTAGACCTTCAATGGTTAGGAAACATTACATAGTGATGAGAGATTCAGGGGTTGATGTTTCATACAATGAGTTTGAGTATGCTCATTTGGACTTCACCTTCTCCCATCGTGAAGAGCTTTTGGCCTATGTGATGTCACGGTTGCTGCTCGTGGAGCCGACACAGACTCAGACGGTTCATAAGAAAGggatgaagctgaagaagaaaatggaaacaGGTTGA
- the LOC104740539 gene encoding triacylglycerol lipase 2-like isoform X1 has translation MLNLWFLLFLRFWGIHFRSILILLLFIRTEQKCRSVKTLTYESLNNFARCINGVSALLLTLLPGKSNILEGLHGWELRPTLRGPRLPRWMHNGVSSFNHFIHELSVDSDTSSLEYSSAEEDDSGGMSTPPSPSSQTSLRSWASLPANYESHWTEWITFIVWWVLLPARILLWVPLYLIRLFGRRNSRMLPMSPGRYGHSSRPYFSKAIPGKEHDVPNRTTDRRRGVIEDLQLGIEIFIETIFDFFHKAAHLLLSPSETFGIVLSWFSSSNHSHSSKGDYGDVSDDEVVQTAILGDNDSSPTERTTTTTTTSLYNTDTRTCQDVITELGYPYEAIRVVTSDGYGLLLERIPRRDARKAVYLQHGVMDSSMGWVSNGVVGSPAFAAYDQGYDVFLGNFRGLVSRDHVNKNISSKDFWRYSINEHATEDIPAMIEKIHDIKTSELKLYQPTIEEVVKEEQPYKLCVVSHSLGGAAVLMYVITRRIEEKPHRFSRLILLSPAGFHDDSNVCFTFMEYTFLFLAPVLKRIVPAFYIPTKFFRMLLNKLARDFHNYPAVGGLVQTLMSYVVGGDSSNWVGVMGLPHYNMNDMPAISFCVAQHLAQIKHSGKFKMFDYGSSSANMEVYGSPEPLDLGEFYGLIDVPVDLVAGKKDKVIRPSMVRKHYIVMRDSGVDVSYNEFEYAHLDFTFSHREELLAYVMSRLLLVEPTQTQTVHKKGMKLKKKMETG, from the exons ATGTTGAACCTctggtttttgttattcttgAGATTTTGGGGGATTCATTTTCGAAGTATTCTGATTTTGCTGTTATTTATTCGAACAGAACAAAAG tGCAGGTCGGTGAAAACTTTGACTTATGAGTCTTTGAACAACTTTGCAAGATGCATTAATGGAGTTTCTGCACTTCTCTTGACACTTTTGCCTGGAAAGTCCAATATTCTTGAAGGTCTTCATGGATGGGAGCTTAGGCCTACTTTACGTGGACCTCGTTTACCACGCTGGATGCATaa TGGAGTTTCTTCTTTCAACCACTTCATTCACGAGCTCTCTGTGGATTCTGATACTTCAAGCTTGGAGTATTCCTCTGCTGAAGAAGACGACAGTGGTGGCATGTCCACGCCTCCATCACCGTCGTCTCAAACCTCACTCCGCTCTTGGGCTAGTCTTCCTGCAAATTACGAAAGCCATTGGACAGAGTGGATAACTTTCATAGTCTGGTGGGTTTTACTACCTGCCCGGATCCTTCTATGGGTACCGTTGTATCTTATACGTCTCTTTGGTAGACGTAATTCAAGAATGTTGCCTATGAGCCCAGGGAGGTATGGACATTCTTCTAGACCTTACTTTAGCAAAGCTATCCCAGGGAAAGAGCATGATGTCCCTAACCGAACTACTGATAGAAGACGCGGAGTCATTGAG GATCTTCAGCTTGGTATCGAGATCTTTATAGAaacaatatttgatttttttcacaaGGCggcacatcttcttctttctccatcaGAAACGTTTGGAATAGTTTTATCATGGTTCTCTTCCTCCAATCACAGTCACAGCTCTAAAGGAGACTATGGCGATGTTTCGGATGATGAAGTCGTGCAGACTGCCATTCTAGGAGATAACGATTCATCTCCTACAGAAagaaccacaaccacaaccacaacgaGCTTATACAATACAGATACTCGGACTTGTCAAGATGTTATAACAGAGCTTGG GTATCCGTATGAAGCTATTCGAGTTGTTACTTCAGATGGATATGGTCTTCTCTTGGAAAGGATACCAAG ACGAGATGCAAGGAAAGCTGTTTATTTGCAGCATGGTGTAATGGATTCTTCAATGGG ATGGGTATCAAATGGTGTTGTTGGATCTCCGGCATTTGCTGCTTATGATCAAG GCTACGATGTTTTCCTAGGGAACTTTCGCGGTTTAGTTTCAAGAGATCATGTGAACAAAAACATATCCTCAAAAGA TTTCTGGCGTTACTCCATCAATGAGCATGCAACTGAAGATATCCCAGCTATGATAGAGAAGATCCACGATATCAAAACTTCAGAACTGAAACTCTATCAGCCTACTATTGAAGAGGTAGTAAAAGAGGAGCAACCGTATAAGCTCTGTGTTGTATCACACAGTTTAGGCGGCGCAGCGGTTCTGATGTATGTAATCACCCGTAGAATCGAAGAGAAACCACACAGATTCTCGAGACTGATCCTGCTTTCGCCTGCTGGATTCCATGACGACTCCAACGTGTGTTTCACGTTCATGGAGtacacattccttttcttggCTCCTGTACTAAAACGGATTGTTCCCGCTTTCTACATCCCCACTAAGTTTTTCCGGATGCTTCTCAACAAGTTAGCTCGAGATTTCCATAACTATCCTGCTGTTGGTGGATTGGTCCAGACATTGATGAGTTATGTGGTTGGTGGAGATAGCTCGAATTGGGTCGGAGTCATGGGTTTACCTCACTATAACATGAATGATATGCCGGCTATATCCTTCTGTGTGGCTCAGCATCTTGCTCAGATTAAACATAGCGGTAAGTTTAAGATGTTTGATTACGGCAGCAGTTCAGCTAATATGGAGGTCTACGGGTCTCCCGAGCCACTTGATCTTGGGGAGTTTTACGGATTGATTGATGTGCCTGTGGATTTAGTAGCCGGAAAGAAAGATAAAGTGATTAGACCTTCAATGGTTAGGAAACATTACATAGTGATGAGAGATTCAGGGGTTGATGTTTCATACAATGAGTTTGAGTATGCTCATTTGGACTTCACCTTCTCCCATCGTGAAGAGCTTTTGGCCTATGTGATGTCACGGTTGCTGCTCGTGGAGCCGACACAGACTCAGACGGTTCATAAGAAAGggatgaagctgaagaagaaaatggaaacaGGTTGA
- the LOC104740539 gene encoding lipase member M-like isoform X3: protein MHNGVSSFNHFIHELSVDSDTSSLEYSSAEEDDSGGMSTPPSPSSQTSLRSWASLPANYESHWTEWITFIVWWVLLPARILLWVPLYLIRLFGRRNSRMLPMSPGRYGHSSRPYFSKAIPGKEHDVPNRTTDRRRGVIEDLQLGIEIFIETIFDFFHKAAHLLLSPSETFGIVLSWFSSSNHSHSSKGDYGDVSDDEVVQTAILGDNDSSPTERTTTTTTTSLYNTDTRTCQDVITELGYPYEAIRVVTSDGYGLLLERIPRRDARKAVYLQHGVMDSSMGWVSNGVVGSPAFAAYDQGYDVFLGNFRGLVSRDHVNKNISSKDFWRYSINEHATEDIPAMIEKIHDIKTSELKLYQPTIEEVVKEEQPYKLCVVSHSLGGAAVLMYVITRRIEEKPHRFSRLILLSPAGFHDDSNVCFTFMEYTFLFLAPVLKRIVPAFYIPTKFFRMLLNKLARDFHNYPAVGGLVQTLMSYVVGGDSSNWVGVMGLPHYNMNDMPAISFCVAQHLAQIKHSGKFKMFDYGSSSANMEVYGSPEPLDLGEFYGLIDVPVDLVAGKKDKVIRPSMVRKHYIVMRDSGVDVSYNEFEYAHLDFTFSHREELLAYVMSRLLLVEPTQTQTVHKKGMKLKKKMETG from the exons ATGCATaa TGGAGTTTCTTCTTTCAACCACTTCATTCACGAGCTCTCTGTGGATTCTGATACTTCAAGCTTGGAGTATTCCTCTGCTGAAGAAGACGACAGTGGTGGCATGTCCACGCCTCCATCACCGTCGTCTCAAACCTCACTCCGCTCTTGGGCTAGTCTTCCTGCAAATTACGAAAGCCATTGGACAGAGTGGATAACTTTCATAGTCTGGTGGGTTTTACTACCTGCCCGGATCCTTCTATGGGTACCGTTGTATCTTATACGTCTCTTTGGTAGACGTAATTCAAGAATGTTGCCTATGAGCCCAGGGAGGTATGGACATTCTTCTAGACCTTACTTTAGCAAAGCTATCCCAGGGAAAGAGCATGATGTCCCTAACCGAACTACTGATAGAAGACGCGGAGTCATTGAG GATCTTCAGCTTGGTATCGAGATCTTTATAGAaacaatatttgatttttttcacaaGGCggcacatcttcttctttctccatcaGAAACGTTTGGAATAGTTTTATCATGGTTCTCTTCCTCCAATCACAGTCACAGCTCTAAAGGAGACTATGGCGATGTTTCGGATGATGAAGTCGTGCAGACTGCCATTCTAGGAGATAACGATTCATCTCCTACAGAAagaaccacaaccacaaccacaacgaGCTTATACAATACAGATACTCGGACTTGTCAAGATGTTATAACAGAGCTTGG GTATCCGTATGAAGCTATTCGAGTTGTTACTTCAGATGGATATGGTCTTCTCTTGGAAAGGATACCAAG ACGAGATGCAAGGAAAGCTGTTTATTTGCAGCATGGTGTAATGGATTCTTCAATGGG ATGGGTATCAAATGGTGTTGTTGGATCTCCGGCATTTGCTGCTTATGATCAAG GCTACGATGTTTTCCTAGGGAACTTTCGCGGTTTAGTTTCAAGAGATCATGTGAACAAAAACATATCCTCAAAAGA TTTCTGGCGTTACTCCATCAATGAGCATGCAACTGAAGATATCCCAGCTATGATAGAGAAGATCCACGATATCAAAACTTCAGAACTGAAACTCTATCAGCCTACTATTGAAGAGGTAGTAAAAGAGGAGCAACCGTATAAGCTCTGTGTTGTATCACACAGTTTAGGCGGCGCAGCGGTTCTGATGTATGTAATCACCCGTAGAATCGAAGAGAAACCACACAGATTCTCGAGACTGATCCTGCTTTCGCCTGCTGGATTCCATGACGACTCCAACGTGTGTTTCACGTTCATGGAGtacacattccttttcttggCTCCTGTACTAAAACGGATTGTTCCCGCTTTCTACATCCCCACTAAGTTTTTCCGGATGCTTCTCAACAAGTTAGCTCGAGATTTCCATAACTATCCTGCTGTTGGTGGATTGGTCCAGACATTGATGAGTTATGTGGTTGGTGGAGATAGCTCGAATTGGGTCGGAGTCATGGGTTTACCTCACTATAACATGAATGATATGCCGGCTATATCCTTCTGTGTGGCTCAGCATCTTGCTCAGATTAAACATAGCGGTAAGTTTAAGATGTTTGATTACGGCAGCAGTTCAGCTAATATGGAGGTCTACGGGTCTCCCGAGCCACTTGATCTTGGGGAGTTTTACGGATTGATTGATGTGCCTGTGGATTTAGTAGCCGGAAAGAAAGATAAAGTGATTAGACCTTCAATGGTTAGGAAACATTACATAGTGATGAGAGATTCAGGGGTTGATGTTTCATACAATGAGTTTGAGTATGCTCATTTGGACTTCACCTTCTCCCATCGTGAAGAGCTTTTGGCCTATGTGATGTCACGGTTGCTGCTCGTGGAGCCGACACAGACTCAGACGGTTCATAAGAAAGggatgaagctgaagaagaaaatggaaacaGGTTGA
- the LOC104740540 gene encoding uncharacterized protein LOC104740540 isoform X2, whose protein sequence is MFLVLCRMVFFPLWAFHAVVARGRFSLPAPAVPRNRHWAPCHAVVATPLLVSFELLLCIYLESSYAHWPPAVSLKIAFLPLLAFELTVLVDNLRMCRALMPGDDDNITDDAIWEALPHFWVAISMVFTLAATFFTLLKLSGDVVALGWWDLFINFGIAECFAFLICTKWSNPVIHRGSHAREAASSSTTIRYLDWNSGLVVAPEEDMHQDRLCGLQDIGGHILKFPLIVFQVLLCMYLEGTPERAKDISIPLLFSPLFLLQGLGVLFAASKLIEKIILLLRGEAGPGLYFRFASNAHDCLGFLHHGSRLLGWWSIDEGSREEQARLYFDRESGYNTFSGHPPEIVQKMPKEDLAEEVWRLQAALGEQTEITKFSQQEYERLQNEKVLCRVCFEKEISLVLLPCRHRVLCRLCADKCTTCPICRIDIEKRLSVYDV, encoded by the exons atgtttttggtGTTATGTAGGATGGTGTTTTTCCCGCTGTGGGCTTTTCATGCAGTTGTTGCAAGGGGAAGATTCTCTCTTcctgctcctgctgttccacgTAACCGTCAT TGGGCTCCATGCCATGCCGTTGTCGCTACACCGTTGCTTGTATCATTCGAATTACTCCTCTGTATATACCTCGAGAGTTCTTATG CTCATTGGCCACCAGCGGTGAGTCTGAAGATTGCATTCTTACCTTTATTGGCATTTGAGTTAACGGTACTGGTGGACAATTTGAG AATGTGTCGAGCATTGATGCCGGGCGACGATGACAACATAACTGATGACGCAATATGGGAGGCACTTCCT CATTTCTGGGTTGCGATTTCCATGGTGTTCACGTTGGCTGCTACGTTCTTTACCCTCCTAAAGCTTTCGG GTGATGTAGTTGCTCTTGGCTGGTGGGacttattcataaattttgg AATTGCCGAGTGCTTTGCTTTTCTTATTTGCACAAAATGGTCCAACCCAGTAATCCATAGAGGCTCACACGCCCGAGAGGCTGCGTCATCTTCCACCACTATCAGATATCTTGACTGGAACAGTGGCCTTGTGGTTGCTCCAGAAGAGGATATGCACCAAGATAGATTGTGCGGTTTGCAAGATATTGGTggtcatatattaaaatttccCCTTATTGTATTTCAAGTTCTCCTTTGCATGTATCTAGAG GGGACTCCTGAAAGAGCTAAGGATATATCTATTCCACTACTGTTTTCTCCACTATTCCTGTTGCAAGGCCTCGGTGTTCTTTTTGCTGCATCGAAACTCATAGAAAAGATCATCCTCTTACTGCGAGGGGAAGCTGGTCCAggattgtattttagatttgcATCAAATGCCCATGATTGCTTAGGATTCTTACACCATGGTTCCAG GCTATTAGGGTGGTGGTCGATTGACGAAGGAAGCCGGGAGGAACAAGCCCGACTGTACTTTGATCGAGAATCTGG GTACAATACTTTCAGTGGTCATCCGCCTGAGATAGTCCAGAAAATGCCAAAGGAAGATCTTGCTGAAGAG GTGTGGAGACTTCAAGCAGCTCTTGGTGAACAAACCGAGATCACAAAATTCAGCCAACAGGAATATGAAAGACTGCAAAAT GAAAAAGTGCTGTGTAGGGTTTGCTTTGAAAAAGAAATCAGTTTGGTACTGCTTCCATGTAGACACCGCGTTCTCTGCAG ACTCTGTGCAGACAAGTGTACAACGTGTCCAATATGTCGTATAGACATTGAGAAACGACTATCTGTATACGACGTTTGA
- the LOC104740540 gene encoding uncharacterized protein LOC104740540 isoform X1 gives MSCRRVLKSIQALAAHSLLFSFTLLLVLKLDHTVSCSWWMVFFPLWAFHAVVARGRFSLPAPAVPRNRHWAPCHAVVATPLLVSFELLLCIYLESSYAHWPPAVSLKIAFLPLLAFELTVLVDNLRMCRALMPGDDDNITDDAIWEALPHFWVAISMVFTLAATFFTLLKLSGDVVALGWWDLFINFGIAECFAFLICTKWSNPVIHRGSHAREAASSSTTIRYLDWNSGLVVAPEEDMHQDRLCGLQDIGGHILKFPLIVFQVLLCMYLEGTPERAKDISIPLLFSPLFLLQGLGVLFAASKLIEKIILLLRGEAGPGLYFRFASNAHDCLGFLHHGSRLLGWWSIDEGSREEQARLYFDRESGYNTFSGHPPEIVQKMPKEDLAEEVWRLQAALGEQTEITKFSQQEYERLQNEKVLCRVCFEKEISLVLLPCRHRVLCRLCADKCTTCPICRIDIEKRLSVYDV, from the exons ATGAGTTGTAGAAGAGTGCTCAAGTCGATACAAGCCTTGGCGGCTCAtagtttacttttttctttcacGCTTTTATTGGTGCTTAAGCTTGATCACACCGTCTCTTGCTCATGGTG GATGGTGTTTTTCCCGCTGTGGGCTTTTCATGCAGTTGTTGCAAGGGGAAGATTCTCTCTTcctgctcctgctgttccacgTAACCGTCAT TGGGCTCCATGCCATGCCGTTGTCGCTACACCGTTGCTTGTATCATTCGAATTACTCCTCTGTATATACCTCGAGAGTTCTTATG CTCATTGGCCACCAGCGGTGAGTCTGAAGATTGCATTCTTACCTTTATTGGCATTTGAGTTAACGGTACTGGTGGACAATTTGAG AATGTGTCGAGCATTGATGCCGGGCGACGATGACAACATAACTGATGACGCAATATGGGAGGCACTTCCT CATTTCTGGGTTGCGATTTCCATGGTGTTCACGTTGGCTGCTACGTTCTTTACCCTCCTAAAGCTTTCGG GTGATGTAGTTGCTCTTGGCTGGTGGGacttattcataaattttgg AATTGCCGAGTGCTTTGCTTTTCTTATTTGCACAAAATGGTCCAACCCAGTAATCCATAGAGGCTCACACGCCCGAGAGGCTGCGTCATCTTCCACCACTATCAGATATCTTGACTGGAACAGTGGCCTTGTGGTTGCTCCAGAAGAGGATATGCACCAAGATAGATTGTGCGGTTTGCAAGATATTGGTggtcatatattaaaatttccCCTTATTGTATTTCAAGTTCTCCTTTGCATGTATCTAGAG GGGACTCCTGAAAGAGCTAAGGATATATCTATTCCACTACTGTTTTCTCCACTATTCCTGTTGCAAGGCCTCGGTGTTCTTTTTGCTGCATCGAAACTCATAGAAAAGATCATCCTCTTACTGCGAGGGGAAGCTGGTCCAggattgtattttagatttgcATCAAATGCCCATGATTGCTTAGGATTCTTACACCATGGTTCCAG GCTATTAGGGTGGTGGTCGATTGACGAAGGAAGCCGGGAGGAACAAGCCCGACTGTACTTTGATCGAGAATCTGG GTACAATACTTTCAGTGGTCATCCGCCTGAGATAGTCCAGAAAATGCCAAAGGAAGATCTTGCTGAAGAG GTGTGGAGACTTCAAGCAGCTCTTGGTGAACAAACCGAGATCACAAAATTCAGCCAACAGGAATATGAAAGACTGCAAAAT GAAAAAGTGCTGTGTAGGGTTTGCTTTGAAAAAGAAATCAGTTTGGTACTGCTTCCATGTAGACACCGCGTTCTCTGCAG ACTCTGTGCAGACAAGTGTACAACGTGTCCAATATGTCGTATAGACATTGAGAAACGACTATCTGTATACGACGTTTGA
- the LOC104740541 gene encoding shewanella-like protein phosphatase 2, which translates to MSSRENPSGICKNIPNLISSFVDTFVDYSVCGFFLPQDRSPQDETQQTRFDEPERLVAIGDLHGDLDKSREAFKIAGLIDSSDRWTGGSTVVVQVGDVLDRGGEEIKILYFLEKLKREAERSGGKVLTMNGNHEIMNVEGDFRYVTKKGLKEFQIWADWYCLGNKMKTLCRGLDKPRDIYEGIPMSFPRMRADCFEGVRARIAALRPEGPIAKRFLTRNQTVAVVGDSVFVHGGLLAEHIEYGLERINEEVRGWINGLRGGRYAPAYCRGGNSVVWLRKFSEEMAHKCDCAALEHALSTIPGVKRMIMGHTIQDAGINGVCNDKAIRIDVGMSKGCSNGLPEVLEIRRDSGVRIVTSNPLYKENPYSHLAPNSKTGLGLLVPAEHVPKQVEVKA; encoded by the coding sequence ATGTCAAGCAGAGAAAACCCTAGCGGAATCTGCAAAAACATTCCCAATCTCATCTCTTCCTTCGTCGACACTTTCGTTGATTACTCTGTTTGCGGCTTCTTCTTGCCCCAAGACCGTAGCCCACAGGACGAGACTCAGCAGACGAGGTTCGATGAACCAGAGCGTCTTGTTGCCATCGGTGATCTCCACGGCGATCTCGACAAGTCTAGAGAAGCATTCAAGATCGCTGGACTGATTGATTCTTCCGACCGATGGACTGGTGGATCCACGGTGGTTGTTCAGGTTGGTGACGTCTTAGATAGAGGCGGAGAGGAGATTAAGATACTTTATTTCTTAGAGAAATTGAAACGAGAGGCTGAGAGATCGGGAGGTAAGGTTCTGACTATGAATGGGAACCATGAGATTATGAATGTAGAAGGTGACTTTAGGTATGTTACCAAGAAGGGTTTAAAGGAGTTTCAGATTTGGGCTGATTGGTATTGTTTAGGGAACAAGATGAAGACTTTATGCAGAGGTTTGGATAAACCTAGGGATATCTATGAAGGCATTCCAATGAGCTTCCCTCGTATGAGAGCTGACTGTTTTGAAGGAGTTAGAGCTAGGATTGCTGCGTTGAGACCTGAAGGTCCTATTGCAAAGAGATTCTTGACTAGGAATCAAACTGTTGCTGTCGTTGGTGATTCAGTGTTTGTTCACGGTGGTCTTTTAGCTGAGCACATTGAGTATGGTCTCGAGAGGATAAACGAGGAGGTTAGAGGCTGGATTAACGGGTTGAGAGGAGGAAGATATGCGCCTGCGTATTGTAGAGGAGGGAACTCTGTAGTTTGGTTGAGGAAATTCTCGGAAGAGATGGCTCACAAATGTGATTGTGCAGCTCTTGAGCATGCTCTTTCCACTATTCCTGGGGTTAAGAGGATGATCATGGGACACACAATCCAGGACGCTGGTATCAACGGTGTTTGTAATGATAAAGCCATTAGAATTGATGTTGGCATGTCCAAGGGATGTTCCAACGGTTTGCCTGAGGTTTTGGAAATCCGCAGGGACTCTGGTGTGCGGATAGTGACATCGAATCCATTGTATAAGGAGAATCCATATTCTCATTTAGCTCCTAATAGTAAAACTGGTCTCGGGTTGCTGGTACCAGCTGAACATGTTCCTAAGCAAGTGGAAGTCAAAGCTTAA